Genomic window (Diorhabda carinulata isolate Delta chromosome 11, icDioCari1.1, whole genome shotgun sequence):
atttagttttattgaaaagtgacatttgaactactgtaACCTTATTCTAATCAAATAACTGAGTTGTCTATTAAATCAAGTAAAGTTTCATATAACTTGAAGAGACCTGCAGCACATCTTTGAGAATGTATTAATGTGTCTCATTGACACATGGTAAATATATTAACTTCAACACTATTATATAGTAAGACCCCGTTTTAAGTGGGGGATATGTTCCATCAAAGTAGAGCGTAATACAAAACAGCACAAAACGAGGCTATCTTGACATGTAAATAATAGGGTTAGGGGAAGATGGATAGAAAATTGGTTAGgtattaaatttaatgtttttttttaataaaaataaaaccaaacatTTATTTCTCACATAAATGAAAACAATGTAAACGAATATACACCTATAACACCCCGGTTTGTTTTTGAACTTCTCTGAAAATTTGGATcacattttcaacaaattggTCCATAATTTCAGTTATAGTGGTCAAACTCCTTTTTACAAACACCATAGAAAGTTCTTTTTACTCTTTTTCGAAATCActactatcaatatttttgttttcttttttgcttAGTTAATTATTGAGGCTCATCCTTAGAAAGACTAGCTGCTGTTTCTTGAACTATTTCTTCGACGTCATCCACATTTACCTCATCTTAACCAGTTTGTTTCGCTAATTCCACTATTTCATCCATATCGACTGAGTGTCCAATGTCTTCGTTCTTACTTAAATATCGTTAATTGTTCTTCCATACACCTTTTAAAGATCTTTCTGTTACTTCATTCCAAGAAAGGTTTATGTTTTCTACAGTATTCATGATATtgtagtttttccaaaattctctCAACTGTACATTTCTAAAGCCTCCTGATACTGAGACTTGCGGGTAAATAGAGTCTCCTGGATTTTTGTCCATTATAGTGGCTTTTAATTCACCTATAAATTCAATCACTTTATTTCGTTTTTCTGCAATTTCTTTAATATCAATTCTTAACATTATAGTATATGCAATAGTATGCGGtcgtttcaaaataattttttggcacaCTCTGTAGGTGGATCCATCTATTGTGTACATCCTGTATTCTGCTGCTAATTGGTGCTTTTGATCTCTTCACTCTGCTTTATACTTTTGCGAGTTTGTCTGGTGTTCGAAAAACCCTTTTTTCTTGCAGCAATAATGATTTGGTTGGAAGGTTTCGTACATTTATGTTGGTCCGGCATGTTTACATGGTCtctcaaaattttctaaattggaAAAAGGATCCAGATAACTAAAGTAACTAACTTCTTAATTAATGACCTACTTcaattactttgtttttgtcGTTTTGTAACATTtctacatctcttgtctacatGTGTGGACATCTGATTGTAAAAACTAGAGTGGATAAAGTCCGGCCTGAACCAAATTGCACGTgtaaataaaattccatttgaaataatatttctatggATAAAGATCCATTTGAATGATTTGCAGTAGTAGATTAAATTAAAATGCAACTTAGCCATCTAGaagcaaaaaatgtaaattttggaTATTCCTCGCCTTAATATCACCCGTATATATTGTACACATGCATTCACAAGTGAAACAACCCCATTTAAAAGCAACCTAACCCAAGCACCGCTAAAGAAATAAATACTATATTCAGGGACAAACAAATccagtataaaaaaatttcaaggaacTTCTCTGTATTTCtacaattgaattgaaatttctacatTCATAACTTTTTcccgtaaaaaaataaaaggaaagcAGAGTTGCTTTTCctgaaaaaattttaagtgaaaattatagtcctgaaaatttaatttaattaaaactaaCAATATAGTCAAGTTAGTTTCTTTAAATAGGGACATTTGAACCACTATAACCTTTTCGTAATTTCAAACACTTGTtgcatattaaatttaaatagaatcGTTTATTGGGTGATTAAAACCTATCTCTTAATAATTTGATACaaagtttataaatagaaaatgttcattATTATGAGATATGCCATTAAAACCTTATGGGGTACACCTAAGAAAATACCAATCGGTCGTATCAAAGAACATTCCATTCCTCTTCGAAAGCAGAACAAAGTTTTGTACACGTCAACGCCGCAGATAGTGGGTAATTACTTATAGAAAAAAAGTCTTCGGTATAATCTACCTCTATGCTGCCCCTCGCGATTGCACCAATTACAATAGCAATTGGTTCTTCATCTTTAGGAACCAATTCCCTACAGTTTTTCACCTGTTTTGCACCAAATGAagtcccaattttttttacaccTACTGGCAAGTGATCTGTTATTGGATTCTTAATAACCTTAAGCAGTTTAGGCCCATCTTCTGCTCGGACAGAGAATTTATGTAAAAGTTGaactgaaaattcaaaaattagtaTACACAAACATTTAtcgttaaatataaaaatttatttccttaATAGCTATAATCTGATCAAGGTgaagataaaatattcatagCAAATAAGTTGGGATTTGTGGAAACGTTGGTGAATTTAAAATGTTCACTATACATTCTCAAATAAACTTAACTGCAAAAAACGGacacttcatatttttcatattgaaagCTAGATGTCAGTAATGTGTATGATTTTGTGGGTAATGTGGTGATTACAGAGAATGTAGGATCTAAATCCACTGAACTAACCCTTTCAGGATTAGTGACTACTAGATAAGACAGATTCATTTGTCTTAAAGTTAGTTTATCTGTCAGTACTATTCTAAACTCTTGAGCAGGTTTTTGCACATTTAAacatctttaatttattaactaaGTCTTTTCTGACATTAATAGacatgtttcttttttattttggttccaactaatgattttttaaaatgtagaCTTAGCCCGAGCTGTTGCCTTGGCAAGAGAAGGCAACAAACGATACATTGTAGAAACGCTTGGATTAGCAAAATCTACCATTCACGATGCACTCCGGCGTTTCCGGGAGATTGGAGCTAACATCAGAGAGCTGGCAGTGGGTGAACAATGGCAACAACAGCAGTAGACACATATGAGTGAGTTTAGACATAATACAGCAGAGACTTAGGGAGCATTCTTATTGAGTTGTATAGCAGTAAGAAACTGTTTCATCCATGAAGACGATCAGGGGAGTGATTGGTCAGTGTACACTCCACGAATCACCTTTCTTTGAAACGAATCAGTTATAATTgagaattaaattaatttctacGTCTGGACTGCACTGGTTTTCCTTGATAATGGGGCTCCGACTGCTCGGTCCCTAATTCATTTGGATGTCCACATACCCTGGGAACTGTTTCCGAATACTTGGAGCCAGTAGGACATTTCTAGACTGGCCTTTACAATCTCCTGATATGATTGCATAGAgcatttgtgaaaaaatttaggGAGACATGTTAGACATGTCCTAGTGACTTGAATCAGCTCCAAATTACTCTTTGTGGAGGATGGGATACTGCACTGTTGgagtaaattcaatttaatttcttcattgTTTGATAGGGTTAAATCCATTCGCAATAACATAAAGGAAACCTAATAAAAATGAAGGatgaagtttataaaaattagttaatttcttatttattcttttgttttttgttttgttaattatcaataaaaattattcatttgtggaatattttatgtaaataactTATACATTAACCACTTCTCacctttcattaaaaatatttatatatctaaCAAAAGATCAAATTCGAGTGTCCGGTTTTTTGCTGTTGAGtgtatattatttgataatcaaatatatatctagctataaaacttgaattttcCCGATAAGTGATGTGCAATcagttattgaaattaatataaaaacatgtaCTTTACCCATAAGTCCTGCAAAACGTTTAAACGTCCTTGGAATCCTAGTTTGTGGGTTTATTTCTATTAGAATATTATTTGCAGTGTGAACATATACTTGTAAAAGTCCTGCTCGATTCAAAGGACTATCAAATAACATCAACAAACACTGATGTGTTATATCGGGACGACATGATCCAACATCTCGATTATTACTTTTTAGAATATGTGTGTGGTCATCacaattcaataattcaaatttacttCCAACCTTAAAAAAACACATtagattagaatttttttaacgttaCCATATCAATAGATATGGTTTATTGGCTAGTATAAAAACAATAGCAATTATATAGTCCCAATAGTAAATCACTAAGCAGTTATCAATAACATGATATAACAAAGTAGAAAACTCTACagcataaaaacaattttgctTTGAAAGTTCATAGAACCAACTTTGACTTATGTTTTCTACATTATTATCAGTATGCAAATCTAGAAACTTGTTATACAGTCTAACGTCAAGATTGTTATATTACTTTGATGTGGCCTAGAAAATGGTACAATTAGTCTATGCGCACCCCTGGTGGTATAACTGTGAATATCAGAATGAGTTGGCTTATCTTGTACATCCCTATGAATACATAGAAGTGTTTCAAATATGCATGCAAGACAATGTCATTATCCCATATTCCATGAAGAGTTTGCTGCAACCTACTCGACTTCTTGCATTGTGAATAATACGCAAAGCAGAATATAAACCCTTTGAACTCTACAGATCCCATAATCCAGATAACTGTG
Coding sequences:
- the LOC130899365 gene encoding ribosomal RNA small subunit methyltransferase NEP1, whose amino-acid sequence is MILVHRMVNMSKKRKLKQSKENEFEFDPVPKHLVVAHLKNQEKRLIIILEGAQLETVKVGSKFELLNCDDHTHILKSNNRDVGSCRPDITHQCLLMLFDSPLNRAGLLQVYVHTANNILIEINPQTRIPRTFKRFAGLMVQLLHKFSVRAEDGPKLLKVIKNPITDHLPVGVKKIGTSFGAKQVKNCRELVPKDEEPIAIVIGAIARGSIEVDYTEDFFSISNYPLSAALTCTKLCSAFEEEWNVL